One genomic window of Dysgonomonas mossii includes the following:
- a CDS encoding DUF4251 domain-containing protein: MRKIVFILVTSMLFFTGCKTQQDPAQKAAADSERAYWGEKAIQALNERKFVLEADRIDFKHGNFAYVTPNTNFISMNGDKATIQMAFNSPYAGPNGIGGITVDGRVSSVKMETDKKGVVTFSMMVQGIGVSANVFIRIYKGDNKCDAVVTPNFNSNRISFRGSLYQEEDSNVFKGRAL; the protein is encoded by the coding sequence ATGAGAAAAATTGTATTTATCTTAGTTACAAGCATGTTGTTTTTCACAGGGTGTAAAACACAGCAGGATCCTGCACAAAAGGCAGCAGCAGACAGTGAAAGAGCTTATTGGGGAGAAAAAGCAATCCAGGCTTTAAATGAGAGGAAATTTGTATTAGAGGCAGACAGAATTGATTTTAAACATGGAAATTTTGCCTATGTAACACCTAATACCAATTTCATATCCATGAATGGAGACAAAGCAACTATCCAAATGGCATTCAACTCACCGTATGCAGGTCCAAATGGAATAGGTGGAATTACTGTAGATGGAAGGGTTTCGAGCGTAAAGATGGAGACCGATAAGAAAGGAGTTGTTACATTCAGCATGATGGTGCAGGGCATAGGAGTGTCAGCGAATGTCTTCATCAGAATATATAAAGGAGACAATAAATGTGATGCGGTAGTAACCCCTAATTTCAACAGTAATAGAATAAGTTTCCGCGGAAGCCTTTATCAGGAAGAAGATTCGAATGTATTTAAGGGACGTGCGTTATAA
- a CDS encoding SIS domain-containing protein, whose translation MDTNEIRSILEHESSAILNIPISDAYSRAIDLIVEQVNQKKGKLVTSGMGKAGQIAQNIATTFSSTGTPAVFLHPSEAQHGDLGILQENDIVLAISNSGKTREIIELITLAKDLIPGIKFIVITSDSESLLAQKADVFIHTGRPEEVCTLGLTPTTSTTVMTVIGDILVVGTMKRIGFTKVDYAKRHHGGYLGQKSREDCK comes from the coding sequence ATGGATACAAACGAAATACGCTCTATTTTAGAACATGAGTCTTCTGCCATATTGAATATTCCTATCAGCGATGCATATAGTAGAGCCATAGACCTTATTGTAGAACAAGTTAATCAGAAAAAAGGCAAGCTTGTAACAAGCGGCATGGGCAAAGCCGGACAGATAGCGCAGAATATTGCCACGACATTCAGTTCGACCGGAACACCGGCTGTATTTCTACATCCAAGCGAGGCTCAACATGGAGATTTAGGTATCCTACAAGAAAATGATATTGTATTAGCTATCTCCAACTCGGGGAAGACAAGAGAAATAATTGAGCTTATTACATTGGCAAAAGATCTGATTCCGGGCATAAAATTTATTGTCATAACCAGTGATTCGGAAAGCCTGCTTGCTCAGAAGGCAGACGTATTTATTCACACAGGACGCCCTGAGGAGGTATGCACCCTAGGTTTAACGCCAACTACCTCTACGACAGTAATGACCGTTATAGGAGATATCCTTGTAGTGGGAACCATGAAAAGAATAGGGTTTACGAAGGTTGACTATGCAAAACGTCATCATGGCGGGTATTTAGGTCAGAAGTCGAGAGAAGACTGCAAATAA
- the purE gene encoding 5-(carboxyamino)imidazole ribonucleotide mutase, with amino-acid sequence MKPVISIIMGSTSDLPVMEKAAKFFDEMEVPFEINALSAHRTPERVEAFAKGAKERGIKVIIAAAGMAAHLPGVIASMTPIPVIGVPIDASLDGMDALLAIVQMPPGIPVATVGINGSLNAGILALQMIATGDEALYNKLVAYKENLKGKIEKANEDLSKIQFKFKTN; translated from the coding sequence ATGAAACCTGTTATAAGTATAATTATGGGAAGTACATCAGACCTTCCCGTAATGGAAAAAGCAGCAAAGTTTTTTGACGAGATGGAAGTTCCATTCGAAATCAACGCTTTGTCTGCACACCGTACTCCCGAACGTGTAGAAGCTTTCGCTAAGGGAGCAAAAGAGAGAGGTATAAAAGTAATTATCGCTGCTGCCGGTATGGCTGCCCATTTACCCGGGGTGATTGCATCTATGACACCGATTCCCGTAATCGGAGTTCCCATCGATGCTTCGCTAGATGGTATGGATGCGTTGCTGGCTATCGTACAAATGCCTCCGGGAATACCGGTTGCTACTGTAGGTATAAATGGCTCATTAAATGCGGGAATTCTTGCATTGCAGATGATTGCCACAGGCGACGAAGCCTTGTACAATAAGCTGGTTGCTTACAAAGAAAATCTGAAAGGAAAAATTGAAAAGGCAAACGAAGACTTGTCAAAAATTCAGTTTAAATTCAAGACAAACTGA
- the gcvH gene encoding glycine cleavage system protein GcvH yields the protein MNFPENLKYSKDHEWIKVEGDTALVGITEFAQSELGEIVYVDVTSEGETIEQNGVFGSVEAVKTVSDLLMPVSGEVLEVNAELEEKPELINEDPYGKGWIIKIAVSDASELDTLLSASDYKNLIGK from the coding sequence AGAATTTGAAGTATTCCAAAGACCACGAATGGATAAAAGTAGAAGGCGACACTGCCCTTGTAGGTATCACCGAATTTGCTCAGAGTGAGTTGGGCGAAATCGTATATGTTGATGTAACCAGCGAAGGTGAAACTATAGAACAAAACGGTGTATTCGGAAGTGTAGAAGCTGTGAAAACAGTATCAGACCTTTTGATGCCTGTATCCGGAGAAGTTTTGGAGGTAAATGCTGAATTGGAAGAAAAACCCGAACTAATAAATGAAGATCCATACGGAAAAGGATGGATTATTAAAATAGCGGTAAGCGATGCTTCTGAATTAGATACATTGCTTTCTGCTTCTGATTACAAAAACTTAATTGGTAAATAA